The genomic DNA GACGGTGCCGCCATCGACGTGGAGATCACCGCCGGCGCCGTGGAGTACGCCGGCGAGCCGTCGGTGCTCATCGTGGCGCGCGACATACGCGAGCGTCTGCGGCTGGAGGAGCAGCTCCGGCTGGCGCAGCGCATGGAGGCGGTGGGGCGGCTGGCGGGGGGCGTGGCGCACGACTTCAACAACCTCCTCACCACCATCAAGGGCAACGCCGACCTCCTGTCGATGGACATCCCGCCCGACTCGCCCAGCGTGGAGGACGTCGCCGAGATCCAGTCCGCCACCGTGCGCGCCGCCGCCCTCACGCGCCAGCTCCTGGCCTTCGGACGCGGGCAGATCCTCGTGCCCCGCGTGCTGGATCTGAATGCGGCGCTCTCCGCCTCGCTCCCCATGCTGCGCCGCCTGATGCCGGAGAAGGTGGAGGTCGCCACCGTGCTGGACCCTGGCATCTCGCCGGTGCACGCGGACCCGCAGCAGCTCGACCAGGTGCTGGTGAACCTGGCCCTCAACGCCCGCGACGCCATGCCGCACGGCGGCACGCTGCGCCTGGTGACCACCAACGCCGTCGTCGCCGAATCCGACCCGCGCCCCGCGTACATGGCCGCGGGTGAGTACGTGCGCCTCAGCGTGAGCGACGACGGCCACGGGATGGACGACGCGACGCGCCAGCAGGTGTTCGAGCCGTTCTTCACCACGCGCGGCCCCGGCAAGGGCGCCGGGCTGGGGCTGGCGACGGTGTACGGCATCGTGAAGCAGAGCGGCGGCTACATCACCGTCGAGAGCGAGCTGGGGCGCGGCACCACCTTTCACATCCTCCTCCCGCGCGTCACCGACACCGGCCCCGCCACCGACGCCTCACCCGAGCTCGCCCCCGCCACCGCGCGCGGCACGGTGCTCCTGGTGGAGGACGAGGACCCGGTG from Longimicrobium sp. includes the following:
- a CDS encoding ATP-binding protein; this encodes MATHDEAVAAALAGTCDAVVLRDGGDALGCVARLSGHAVPVIVLLEEEGDPAEFARAGAAASLPHAAATPELLECVLRHAMAARQVIAREEGCRHLLELLREAVLVQSGEVVAYANAAAAAMLGLPGPDGLLGRAVADLFHPELRERAAEYIRAAAAGERALPAHERLLGADGAAIDVEITAGAVEYAGEPSVLIVARDIRERLRLEEQLRLAQRMEAVGRLAGGVAHDFNNLLTTIKGNADLLSMDIPPDSPSVEDVAEIQSATVRAAALTRQLLAFGRGQILVPRVLDLNAALSASLPMLRRLMPEKVEVATVLDPGISPVHADPQQLDQVLVNLALNARDAMPHGGTLRLVTTNAVVAESDPRPAYMAAGEYVRLSVSDDGHGMDDATRQQVFEPFFTTRGPGKGAGLGLATVYGIVKQSGGYITVESELGRGTTFHILLPRVTDTGPATDASPELAPATARGTVLLVEDEDPVRRVTARALFRRGFGVLEARDGREALALWEEHGASVDMVLTDLVMPHMGGEELARHLNTVCPALPILFMTGYTRGAALNREALGPGAEVVHKPFDADELAERIARMLER